Genomic DNA from Methanosarcina sp. MTP4:
CGCATGCTTCCCTTGACAGTGCAGCTTCTCGAAGCCGGGCTCCCCCTGATCCTGGTCCTGAACATGATGGATGAGGCAGAAGATAGGGGGATTGAAATTGACAGGACAAAACTCAGCCGGATACTCGGAGTCCCCGTGATCGGCACGGTCTCCAGTGAAGGGAGAGGCATTGAGGAGCTTAAAACCGAAATTGCGGATTTCAAATCTTCCGAAAACGTGCCGAAAATAGAGTACGGAAAAAACATTGACCCATACCTTGAGGAAATTGAAAAAAGACTGGAAGAGGAAGGGGATCCCGGGATCTCAAAACGAGCCTTCGCCCTCCTGCTGCTCCAGGAAGACCTTACAGCCCTTGAAAAAGTGAGCGAAAAAGAGGAAAATGGCAGCTGCGGATGTGAAAACAGGAGTTCTTGCGGACTCAGGTCCATAGCAGGAGAAGCCTCAAAGCAGGCAGATTCCCCCCTTGCATACCTGATCACCCTGAAGCGCCAGGCCTACGTAAACGAGATCGTGGAACAGGTTATGCCTTATACAGATTCAGAGGAGACAGAAGGCCCGGGCAGAAGGAAAGAAAAGTCCGAAGTTGCGGCAAGGAAAGCAAAGGTCGGGGCAAAAAAAATCGCTCTTGCCGAGAACATTGACAGCATACTCACCCACCCGGTCCTGGGCATCCCGGTACTTTTCCTGATCCTGTACTTCGGGTTCTACCGTTTCGTCGGGGTCTTTGCGGCCGGAACCGTGGTTGACTTCCTGGAAAATACGGTATTTGGTGCCCACATAAACCCCTGGGTAAGCGCCCAGTTCACCGCACTTGTGCCCTACCCGCTGCTGCAGGACCTCTTTGTGGGGGAATACGGAATCATTACCCAGGCAGTGACCTATGCTATTGCCCTCATCCTTCCGATCGTGGGGGCTTTTTTCCTTGTGTTTTCAATTATTGAAGACACGGGATACCTCCCGCGGCTGGCCCTCCTCGTGGACGGCATGTTCAAGAAAATAGGGCTCAGTGGAAGGGCGGTGATCCCAATGGTCCTGGGCTTTGGCTGTTCCACCATGGCCACGATGGTCACGCGGACCCTGGAAACCAGAAGGGAGAAACTAATTTCAACCGTCCTGCTCGCCCTGGCAATCCCCTGCTCGGCCCAGCTCGGGATCATCCTCTCAATCCTCTCCGGAAACCCAAAAGGACTGCTGATCTGGGCAGGCGTGATCATTCTGGAGTTTCTCTTCATAGGTTACCTAGCTGCAAAAGTCCTGCCTGGCAGAAATCCCACTTTCATCCTCGAGCTCCCCCCTCTCAGGAGGCCCAGGCTATCTAGCATAGCCGTGAAGACCTACTCCAGGATGCACTGGTACTTCCTGGAAGTCCTGCCCCTGTTTGTCCTGGCAAGCGTCCTGATCTGGATCGGCAGGCTTACAGGGCTCTTTGAACTTGCCCTGAAAGCCATGGAATATCCCACACAATGGATCGGCCTGCCCGCTGACGCAGCAACGGTCTTCCTTTTCGGCTTTTTCAGGCGGGATTTCGGGGCAGCCGGGCTCTACGGGATGCATGATTCGGGATTACTAACAGGCGTGCAGCTTGTGGTGGCGGCAGTCACCCTGACCCTCTTCATGCCCTGCATTGCCCAGTTCATGATGACCGTAAAAGAAAGGGGGCTGAAAACCGCCCTTGCAATCTCGGGCTTCATCTTCCCTTCGGCTTTCCTTGTCGGCTTTATTGTAAGCAACATGCTAGGTGCCCTGGGGGTGGTCCTGTGAACTGCCCCCTCTGCGGTTACAAGTTTTCAAAAGCCAGAGAAACGAAATGTACCGGCTGCGGGAAACTTCACAGCTGCAACAAGCAGTGCTGCCCCAGCTGCGGGTATGAGCTTGTCAAAGAAACAAAGGTAATAAAACTCATAAGGAGCCTGTTCAAATGAAAACTAAAAGTGCACTTATTTCCCCCGTGGAAAGTTTCAGGATGAAAACCGGAAACACCCCTCTCTCCTCAATGGAACCTGCAAAAAGAGGCAAAATCTCCCACCTGGAAACGAAAAACCCGGGAATTTTGCAAAAACTGATGGCAATGGGAGTCCTGCCCGGAATGCCCGTAACCCTGCTCCGGCGCACGCCCTCTTTCCTCTTTGAAGTAGACCAGACCCGGTACGCCGTGGACAGGGAAATAGCGGACCATATTTTTGTAAGCTGCTGACACGAAAAAAAGAAAGAAGGGAAAAAGGAAGAAGAAAAGGAAGAAGAAAAGGAAGAAGAAAAGGAAGAAGAAAAGGAAGAAGAAAAGGAAGAAGAAAAGGAAGAAGAAAAGGAGGAGAAAGAAAGGGCGGAAGAATTATTCTCCCACATGCCTGACAATATGTCCGGCTTCCGGGACAATGATCCCTGAGAGAGCCAGTTTCACGGCATTGGGAGAACCCGGGAGGCAGAATACCGCTTTTCCCCGGATAACCCCTGCAGAGGCCCGGGTAAGGATAACTGCAGTCCCGATCTCTTCGAGACTTTTGTACCTGAAAAGTTCCCCGAAACCAGGGATATCCTTTTCGAAAAGAGGTGAGATGGATTCGATTGTCACGTCTCCTGAGGTCAGGCCCGTACCCCCGCTGGTGATCACGATGTCTACAGGGCTGGAAAGGGCGGAGTTTACGGCTCCTGAGATCGCGTGTTCCTCATCGGGGACAAGCCTGTAGAAAGCCACGGCATGGCCACTCGCACTGAGGAGGTCATACATTGCCTTCCCGGAGAGGTCCTCAGCCTCTTCAGGAGACCCAACGTTTCCGAATTTTTCAGCTCTTGAAGTCGAAATCGTGATTATTGCGAAAGAATAAGACTTTCCTGTATCTCTTTTGTGAATTTCGGGTGTTGATCCTTTCATTCGAATCCAAGCCTCCATATTCAAACTGTTTCTAGTAAATCCATTAATCCGAATTTTCAATTCAAATTTTTTAATCCAGATTCTTTACAGTGCAGCAAATCGTCCCATTTTCCGGTTTATCCCGCTTATGCGCCCTATACTTTAATAATTTATCAGCCCCATTGCTCAGGTATGCGTATACTTGCAGCGGACATAGGAACGGGAACGCAGGACATCCTGCTTTTCGATTCCGAAAAAGAGATGGAAAACAGCCTGCTCATGGTCATGCCCTCCCCGACACAGGTCATTGCGGAAAAAGTTATGGAAGCAACGCAAACCGGAAAGGACATAGTATTTACCGGGACCATCATGGGCGGAGGGCCTTCGGGAAGGGCTGTAAAGGCTCACCTGCAGGCAGGTTTTCTGGTATATGCAACAGAGAGGGCTGCCCTGACGATCCACGACAACCTTGAGAAAGTGAAAGCTTTCGGGGTCCGGATAGTTTCCGAAGAGGAGGCAAAAGAACTCACCGCCTCCGGGAGTGCTGTAGAAATCGTCATGCGGGATTTTGACCCTGAAGCGGTCTCGAAAGCCCTGTCAGGCTTTGGGGTTACGGTTCCGGAAAAACTCGCAGTGGCAGTGCAGGACCACGGGAACGCCCCTGATAAAAGTAACAGGGTGTACCGCTTTGAACTGTTCAGGGAATTCATCGAGAAGGGAGGGGAACTTGAGTGCTTCGTGTACATGGCAGAGGAAATCCCACCGGCCTTCACCCGCATGAAAGCCCAGGCTGACTCCCTCTTGAAAACAACCCTGAGAGCAGAGGGTGCCCCGGAAATTAAGGCTGTATTCATGGACACCGGGCCTGCAGCGATTTTTGGGGCACTCACGGACCCTGTAGCCAGGCAGCCCTCAATTGTGGTGAACATCGGAAACGGACACACTCTCGGAGCCCTCGTGCTTGAGAACAGGATTACTGCCCTCTTCGAACACCACAGTTCCCGCATGAACCCTGAAAAATTGCAGGATTACATAATCAGGCTTGCCGATGGGAGCCTTGGTTTTGACGAGGTCTTTGAAGATGGGGGGCACGGAGCGTACATAAAGGAAGCCACGGGCTTTTCCAGCGTCCGTTCGGTCGTGGTTACGGGGCCGAAGCGGGGAATGCTCGAAAAACTTCCCGAAAAAGAAATCCGGCCTGAGATTCTGGAAAAGCTGCATTTTGCAGCACCTTTCGGGAGCATGATGCTCTCGGGCTGTTTCGGGTTACTTGCAGGATTTTTTAAGAAATACCCGGAAACATCAATAAAACTTATAAACCCCTAAGTACTAGGGAGTAAGTCACCTAAGCCCGGAATATATAAAAATTCAGGGGCAAATGTCAGGTCCGGAACCCCCGTAGGGCCCGGGAAAACAAAGGGCGAAAAGGAAACTTTCTGACATGACCGGGCGGAGAACCGGTTACAGATAAATGTAAATACAGGCAAGTATCTCTATATGCACATCTCTCCATGCCTGTATGCGCATCCCATATGTGCGCACTCTACGCCGGACGGTTCTTTGCAGGCATTATACAAATAATCCTAATTGTAGCAATTGCAAACTATTCCGTTGCAAAAAATTACAATCAAAATCAATTAAAATTAGAATCAATTACAATCAAAATCATCATCTTTCAGGAGATTTAAGCTAATGGTAAGAAAGCCAGCAAGTATGTACAGGAACGTAAAGCAGCGCTCCTTTACCAGAAGAAAGTACATGGGCGGTGTCCCCGGAAGTCAGGTTATTCACTACGACATGGGAAACAAGTCAAACACCGATTTCCCGGTAAGGATTTCCCTGGTCTCAGAAGAGAAATGCCAGATCAGGCACACTGCTCTTGAAGCAGCCCGTATCACTGCAAACAGGCACCTGGTCTCAGCAGTCGGAAGGCTGGGTTACTACATGAAGCTCCGGGTTTACCCCCACGAAGTACTCAGGGAAAACAAGCAGGCAACAGGCGCTGGTGCTGACCGTGTGTCCAGTGGAATGCGTGGAGCATACGGGAAGAACGTCGGGACCGCAGCAAGGGTAAGTTCCATGCAGAAGATCTTCACCGTGGCTGTGGAGAAGGAAAACTTCGAGGCCGCAAAAGACGCACTCTGGCATGCAGGCCAGAAACTTCCGACTCCTGTCAGGATCGTCGTCGACAAGGGCGCCGAACTGATCCAGTAAGTGGATTTCAGGTTATAAAGCACCCGAAAATGGAATTTCAAATGACCGAAGGAGCAGTTGAAAACTGCAAACAGATAAGGAAGTATAAACATGTATGATTACGAAGAGCTCCTGGACCGTGCGATTGCCAAGTTACCGGATATCGAGACCACCGACGCTCGATTCGTAATCCCCGAACCTAGAACCTTTTCCGAAGGTAAAGCCACGATCCTGGACAACTTTGGAAACATTGCCGATATCCTGAACCGGGACCCTGACCACCTTATGAAATACCTTACAAGGGAACTGGGAACCGCAGGAAAGATCGAAGGCTCCCGTGCAGTCTTCCAGGGCAGGTTCACAAGGACCCAGCTTGCGGATAACATCCAGGCTTACGTGGACGAGTACGTCATGTGCTCGGAATGCGGACGTCCTGACACCCAGCTCGTCCGGGTGGACCGGGTACTCATCCTGAAGTGTTCCGCATGCGGTGCCCACAGGCCTGTCAAAAAGAGAAAGATTACCCAGACCGAAGTAAGGGAAGCAATCGAGGAAGGGGGAGTCTACGAATTCAGGATCGATGCAGTGGGTTCCAAAGGCGACGGGATCGCAAAGGTGGACAGGTACACAATTTTCGTACCCGGTGCCTCAAAAGGCGATGTGGTCAAGGTAAAGATCAAGAAAATCAGCGGAAACCTCGCCTTCTCCGAGAGGGCTTGAGGTTTAGCATTTCTTTACGGGAACTTTCGGGAAAGAGATTTCCGGGCAACCGGACTACGGAAAGTTCTCGCAAAAACTTCTTTTTAGATTCTTGAAATCCGGCTGGTTTTTAAATCCGGGGATTAGACTTAAGCATCTTAATTTTATTTTTAAAAGAGATTGATTTTAACGAGATTGATTTTAACGAGATTGATTTTAACGAGATTGATTTCAGATTCTACACAAATTTCAGATTCTACACAAAATATCCGGTAGGAGAAAAACACCAGGCCTGCCAGATCAGGATTTGTGATTAAAAATGACTCCTGAGAAAAACAACACAGAGGAAATTAGTGGAGTGGAAATTCCTGCCAATGGAAAATCCATTGAAATCCTCTCGGTCCCCGGGCTCCGGGTCAACCTTCAACATGCAAAGAACCCTCTCAGAGGAGATTTCCTGGAACTTACTGCCAGCGGGACCCTGAAAGCCGCATGTTCCCCTATCCTCAAGAAAATCAACTCCCGCCTGCGAGAGGAAAAGCCCGCTCTTGTCAGGGAAGACCACGTAATCGCCTCAGCCTGGCTGCCCCCGATTCCTGGCCCTGCGTTCAAAAGGCTGCTCTATGCCGAGATGCAGATCGCTATCGGGAAATACATCCCGGAAACCGTTTCCATCGAGCTGACCCGCCAGAACAGTGCAAGGTATTCCCCGGGAACTAATGAGGACGAACTGGATATCGGAACCCTCAAAAGAGTGATCGACGAAGCCCTTGACCTTGGCACGTTCATCATCACGTTTACGGAAAACGACCCCCTGCTCAGGGAGGAGGTCTTCGAGCTTATCGAGTACGTGGACAAAAAACGCGCAATC
This window encodes:
- a CDS encoding translation initiation factor IF-2 subunit beta, with product MYDYEELLDRAIAKLPDIETTDARFVIPEPRTFSEGKATILDNFGNIADILNRDPDHLMKYLTRELGTAGKIEGSRAVFQGRFTRTQLADNIQAYVDEYVMCSECGRPDTQLVRVDRVLILKCSACGAHRPVKKRKITQTEVREAIEEGGVYEFRIDAVGSKGDGIAKVDRYTIFVPGASKGDVVKVKIKKISGNLAFSERA
- a CDS encoding 50S ribosomal protein L16 codes for the protein MVRKPASMYRNVKQRSFTRRKYMGGVPGSQVIHYDMGNKSNTDFPVRISLVSEEKCQIRHTALEAARITANRHLVSAVGRLGYYMKLRVYPHEVLRENKQATGAGADRVSSGMRGAYGKNVGTAARVSSMQKIFTVAVEKENFEAAKDALWHAGQKLPTPVRIVVDKGAELIQ
- a CDS encoding molybdenum cofactor biosynthesis protein B, with translation MKGSTPEIHKRDTGKSYSFAIITISTSRAEKFGNVGSPEEAEDLSGKAMYDLLSASGHAVAFYRLVPDEEHAISGAVNSALSSPVDIVITSGGTGLTSGDVTIESISPLFEKDIPGFGELFRYKSLEEIGTAVILTRASAGVIRGKAVFCLPGSPNAVKLALSGIIVPEAGHIVRHVGE
- the feoB gene encoding ferrous iron transport protein B — its product is MKLPLICPKKDCCCRNAGCEPGNALPKIVLVGNPNVGKSSLFNSLSESYAVVSNYPGTSVEITRGKGGIGNGEYEIIDTPGMYSLHPISEEERVSQRMLLGEKPYVCLHVVDARNLRRMLPLTVQLLEAGLPLILVLNMMDEAEDRGIEIDRTKLSRILGVPVIGTVSSEGRGIEELKTEIADFKSSENVPKIEYGKNIDPYLEEIEKRLEEEGDPGISKRAFALLLLQEDLTALEKVSEKEENGSCGCENRSSCGLRSIAGEASKQADSPLAYLITLKRQAYVNEIVEQVMPYTDSEETEGPGRRKEKSEVAARKAKVGAKKIALAENIDSILTHPVLGIPVLFLILYFGFYRFVGVFAAGTVVDFLENTVFGAHINPWVSAQFTALVPYPLLQDLFVGEYGIITQAVTYAIALILPIVGAFFLVFSIIEDTGYLPRLALLVDGMFKKIGLSGRAVIPMVLGFGCSTMATMVTRTLETRREKLISTVLLALAIPCSAQLGIILSILSGNPKGLLIWAGVIILEFLFIGYLAAKVLPGRNPTFILELPPLRRPRLSSIAVKTYSRMHWYFLEVLPLFVLASVLIWIGRLTGLFELALKAMEYPTQWIGLPADAATVFLFGFFRRDFGAAGLYGMHDSGLLTGVQLVVAAVTLTLFMPCIAQFMMTVKERGLKTALAISGFIFPSAFLVGFIVSNMLGALGVVL
- a CDS encoding DUF1786 domain-containing protein, which produces MRILAADIGTGTQDILLFDSEKEMENSLLMVMPSPTQVIAEKVMEATQTGKDIVFTGTIMGGGPSGRAVKAHLQAGFLVYATERAALTIHDNLEKVKAFGVRIVSEEEAKELTASGSAVEIVMRDFDPEAVSKALSGFGVTVPEKLAVAVQDHGNAPDKSNRVYRFELFREFIEKGGELECFVYMAEEIPPAFTRMKAQADSLLKTTLRAEGAPEIKAVFMDTGPAAIFGALTDPVARQPSIVVNIGNGHTLGALVLENRITALFEHHSSRMNPEKLQDYIIRLADGSLGFDEVFEDGGHGAYIKEATGFSSVRSVVVTGPKRGMLEKLPEKEIRPEILEKLHFAAPFGSMMLSGCFGLLAGFFKKYPETSIKLINP
- a CDS encoding FeoA family protein; the protein is MKTKSALISPVESFRMKTGNTPLSSMEPAKRGKISHLETKNPGILQKLMAMGVLPGMPVTLLRRTPSFLFEVDQTRYAVDREIADHIFVSC